In Pseudomonas rhizosphaerae, one DNA window encodes the following:
- a CDS encoding aspartate kinase: MALIVQKFGGTSVGTVERIEQVADKVKKFHDAGDDLVVVLSAMSGETNRLISLAKQISDQPVPRELDVIVSTGEQVTIALLAMALIKRGVDAVSYTGNQVRILTDSAHNKARILQIDDQKIRADLKAGRVVVVAGFQGVDESGNITTLGRGGSDTTGVALAAALKADECQIYTDVDGVYTTDPRVVAQAQRLDKITFEEMLEMASLGSKVLQIRAVEFAGKYNVPLRVLHSFQEGPGTLITIDEEESMEQPIISGIAFNRDEAKLTIRGVPDTPGVAFKILGPISAANIEVDMIVQNVSHDNTTDFTFTVHRNDYQAALAVLEQTASEIGARQVVGDTKIAKVSIVGVGMRSHAGVASRMFEALAKESINIQMISTSEIKVSVVIEEKYLELAVRALHTAFELDAARQGD, encoded by the coding sequence ATGGCTTTGATCGTACAGAAATTTGGCGGCACCTCGGTGGGCACTGTCGAGCGTATCGAACAGGTTGCCGACAAGGTGAAGAAATTCCACGATGCCGGCGATGACCTGGTGGTCGTGCTGTCGGCCATGAGTGGCGAGACCAATCGCCTGATTTCACTGGCCAAGCAGATCAGCGACCAACCGGTCCCTCGCGAGCTGGACGTCATCGTCTCCACGGGCGAGCAGGTCACCATCGCACTACTGGCCATGGCCCTGATCAAGCGCGGCGTGGATGCGGTGTCGTACACCGGCAATCAGGTGCGCATTCTTACCGACAGCGCGCACAACAAGGCGCGCATCCTGCAAATCGACGACCAGAAGATTCGCGCCGACCTCAAGGCCGGCCGAGTGGTCGTGGTGGCAGGTTTCCAGGGGGTCGACGAAAGCGGCAATATCACCACCCTGGGCCGCGGCGGTTCGGACACCACCGGCGTCGCCCTCGCGGCTGCGCTGAAGGCCGACGAGTGCCAGATCTACACCGACGTCGACGGCGTCTACACCACCGACCCCCGTGTGGTGGCCCAGGCCCAGCGCCTGGACAAGATCACCTTCGAGGAAATGCTGGAAATGGCCAGCCTCGGTTCCAAGGTGCTGCAAATTCGCGCGGTGGAATTCGCCGGCAAATACAACGTCCCGCTGCGCGTCCTGCACAGCTTTCAGGAGGGGCCGGGCACCCTCATTACCATTGACGAAGAGGAATCCATGGAACAGCCGATCATTTCCGGCATCGCCTTCAACCGCGATGAAGCCAAGCTGACCATCCGTGGCGTGCCAGACACCCCCGGCGTGGCCTTCAAGATCCTCGGCCCGATCAGCGCGGCGAATATCGAAGTCGACATGATCGTGCAGAACGTTTCTCACGATAACACCACCGATTTCACCTTCACCGTACACCGCAACGACTATCAGGCGGCCCTGGCCGTGCTGGAGCAGACGGCGAGCGAGATCGGTGCGCGGCAGGTGGTGGGCGATACCAAGATCGCCAAGGTGTCGATCGTCGGTGTCGGCATGCGCTCGCACGCGGGCGTGGCCAGCCGCATGTTCGAGGCCCTGGCCAAGGAAAGCATCAACATCCAGATGATCTCCACGTCCGAAATCAAGGTTTCGGTGGTCATCGAAGAGAAGTATCTGGAGTTGGCCGTGCGCGCGCTGCACACGGCCTTCGAGCTCGATGCCGCCCGACAGGGTGATTGA
- the csrA gene encoding carbon storage regulator CsrA, with translation MLILTRRCAESLIIGDGEITITVLGVKGGQVRIGVNAPKEVAVHREEIYLRIKNEKDDEPSH, from the coding sequence ATGCTGATTCTGACTCGCCGGTGCGCGGAAAGCCTGATCATTGGCGACGGTGAAATCACCATTACGGTACTCGGTGTGAAAGGTGGCCAGGTACGAATCGGGGTGAATGCACCCAAGGAAGTAGCCGTCCACCGTGAGGAAATCTACCTGCGGATCAAGAACGAGAAGGACGACGAACCAAGCCATTAA
- the mgtE gene encoding magnesium transporter, which translates to MSEVEAKKTQESLQDRLAQVIDLLQRQRIVESLAHRQEGQHNELVENLVHRQNLVELQRKLDDLHSADVAYILEALPLEERLTVWQLVKAERDGDILLEVSDSVRETLLADMDDHEILAAAKEMDADELADLASELPRDVVHELMETLDAQQRERVRSALSYEDEQVGALMDFEMVTIREDVSLEVVLRYLRRLKELPGHTDKLFVVDSDGILKGVLPIKRLLVNDPDKQVADVMASDTVSFHPDEDGYEAAQAFERYDLISAPVVDKHGKLIGRLTIDVMVDLIREESESEALRTAGLREEEDIFASVWRSLRNRWSWLAINLITAFMASRVIGLFEGSIEKLVALAALMPIVAGIGGNSGNQTITMIVRAMALDQVSHGNGNTKRLMRKELGVALVNGVVWGGVIGVVAYLLYGSWSLGVVMTAAMTLNLLLAAFMGVSIPMALARFGRDPAMGASVMITAVTDSGGFFIFLGLATLFLM; encoded by the coding sequence ATGTCTGAAGTAGAAGCAAAAAAAACGCAGGAAAGCCTGCAGGATCGCCTGGCCCAGGTCATCGACCTGTTGCAGCGCCAGCGCATCGTCGAAAGCCTGGCTCATCGCCAGGAAGGTCAGCACAACGAGCTGGTCGAAAACCTGGTTCACCGGCAGAACCTGGTCGAGCTGCAACGCAAGCTCGACGATCTTCACTCCGCCGACGTCGCCTATATCCTCGAAGCCTTGCCCCTGGAAGAACGTCTGACGGTCTGGCAGTTGGTCAAGGCCGAGCGCGATGGCGATATCCTGCTTGAAGTCTCCGATTCGGTGCGTGAAACGCTGCTCGCCGACATGGACGACCACGAAATTCTCGCCGCAGCCAAGGAAATGGACGCCGACGAGCTCGCCGACCTGGCTTCCGAACTGCCGCGCGACGTGGTTCACGAGCTCATGGAAACCCTGGATGCACAGCAGCGCGAGCGCGTGCGTTCGGCCCTGAGCTACGAGGACGAGCAGGTCGGGGCCTTGATGGACTTCGAGATGGTCACCATCCGCGAAGACGTCAGCCTGGAAGTGGTGCTGCGCTACCTGCGCCGACTCAAGGAACTACCTGGCCACACCGACAAGCTGTTCGTGGTCGATTCGGACGGCATTCTCAAGGGTGTACTGCCGATCAAGCGGCTGCTGGTCAACGATCCGGATAAACAGGTGGCCGATGTCATGGCCAGCGATACGGTGAGTTTCCACCCTGACGAAGATGGCTACGAAGCTGCACAGGCGTTCGAGCGTTACGACTTGATCTCGGCCCCCGTGGTCGACAAGCATGGCAAGCTGATTGGCCGTTTGACCATCGACGTGATGGTCGACCTGATTCGTGAGGAAAGCGAAAGCGAAGCGTTGCGCACGGCCGGTCTGCGCGAAGAAGAAGACATCTTTGCCTCCGTCTGGCGTTCGCTGCGCAACCGCTGGTCGTGGCTGGCAATCAACCTGATCACTGCCTTCATGGCCTCGCGGGTGATCGGTCTGTTCGAAGGCTCGATCGAAAAACTGGTGGCCTTGGCGGCCTTGATGCCGATCGTGGCCGGTATCGGCGGCAACTCCGGCAACCAGACCATCACCATGATCGTACGCGCCATGGCGCTGGACCAGGTCAGCCACGGCAACGGCAATACCAAGCGGCTGATGCGTAAGGAATTGGGCGTTGCGCTGGTCAACGGCGTGGTCTGGGGTGGTGTGATCGGGGTCGTGGCGTATCTGTTGTACGGCAGCTGGTCGCTGGGCGTGGTGATGACGGCGGCGATGACCTTGAACCTGCTGCTCGCTGCGTTCATGGGCGTGTCGATCCCCATGGCCCTGGCCCGGTTCGGGCGCGACCCGGCGATGGGCGCCAGCGTGATGATCACCGCTGTCACCGACAGTGGCGGCTTCTTCATCTTCCTGGGCCTGGCCACGCTGTTCTTGATGTAG
- a CDS encoding dermonecrotic toxin domain-containing protein → MSDANTLFVSRPLPYRAYPMRHDNLVQEGSLLWERARTRLQALLAQVPRAIDPLPPPAALAEQTLEEQHKQRWINYWNGRAPHTSASRRVAAEQSFLDHLQAAAQLAYYHGQLTHAQLLPLLRLLEGAGDSETQPVLVETVALKPGEGTKLRAVGALVITADSAAQLLYLPTQNPALRAFADRQALQTDLLRNRSGVFQSTTLPVDTAVELSYQTARLSSACKQWLSHCRHGYLEAARASTPCNGEEACAATTATRQPPCQVPFATLPAFQTPEPTENADNFAAFGSLSPDIPQSHRWAELKRQHQAMLNLLADDLRAGTDSPGWVRLKALFAALTHAQTRASQAAAGLLAADKLEDLYRLRYLPNAHYSALYQARLDGVRAEVALQEALGLLSLPQVQLMQAMLSNPQASKRKAEHGIACAVSLSFTRASDAASTTQVQQLHGVVAFMPANALAGEGFVLAYWPGLGGGLEPFESLAHLKRTLFRLSADTDTVALQLSPITGDFFDHGLQGQLHACEEQASGLIERLPSATHSRERLESLQQLTAQTYEHLLVPAHAARDRAYVQLAQEGFSESLTAGSPSWLKALGMDDRQRLKSLISDYIRAARASNSQLERDLPDLGQFANARLQQRLQSDFKLTDGVDVLIDIPDRLIQRKHPVAGSGAPGTPQQTTATAGPTWTSWPLANLAQHNIDADLLQRLGFMRVQVTGADAEQRGRVLAGIDLSYVRKTVTDLNLAQACEDKIRQAFLGSASQHPYANAHQRECLLEPVRLMLHLQSEYARHQGRISASGYRLAVLATDASNAAAFKSDGRDVQLLPARLMVGGRDTDDRPTTLSGVTFVHDRNGGQTLLYLPDAPDHRCLREYPSLAAARLGLFDLTLDGKVVDYLANRAISGSPASHKARIEQAGLRRFDGLIGVGHPWPATTSMASHLLDAYMGQLIEAQRRRGRSNDALYLEQAALSHGNVFDYLKMAFGMLPFVGTALALYDAWAAANAAVGALRTGAFGEGLNQLEAMLAALIDAAIDIVPGAVSAPGGGLLTRGRQWSMLARRAGAPVATKQAMAGGSNPFAGYQYRLPLDLSELKPATQGLYRAVYRHADGDFILRDGQPYRVTLHSSPQTWRLHGTASKSYAQPIALDPTGRWQTHGALYGTLIKDGLAGGGGVLGYLGHRAADGLQPLWPAAIRERLPRWLVDRQYRRHFELSSSIEHGNKVLREQLNLNESLIMEHAADPQRRPSAEAACASDIERAEALYVLLQEHEVHVSRDFLRRNKQFQSEVAYIVAGRRINQAKLAGRWINELTETLNQPRAPGELFDLPLSQMLEQRRTRLTLDQQYGFMEQRLQHARTWADRVTLRSDRAHLREVLDAVGAADLEIARASNLTQLAHETADVSKISDMFHLLDTQAMRNRFHHGLESHLRLSETTAGLRDRQSVLLSSRQIYVDYRKQLNTWIRNRPDRFDPEAFERLIQSLDRLIDHVDKTMPHLSSVSRKPKQPGSATRRVFETHEHDFFIGEESRKADGEQIFTLTGTGGRLETYRRAGGQWRLQDAPQPGPSQPLAELLAEGRKWLDASAAHERRVESYAVPGEAPANLQDLMVNQGKQLELRAAAIEQQQPSNELVQRLRVRAEELRAKGRALRIRQAMSSQTPTEGYLDYLLEQRQVDIVKVGDRIPIGTARAEADFLQEYVIRDISVQPPVSLWYAHFHYGRERAAFEQFDKAHIKRPEQRMLGLRWQKEHGPEAQRIWRGPIGKPLAKKHFEGVQA, encoded by the coding sequence ATGAGCGATGCCAATACCCTCTTCGTTTCACGCCCCCTGCCGTACCGTGCCTACCCGATGCGCCATGACAACCTGGTGCAGGAAGGCTCACTGCTCTGGGAGCGCGCACGTACACGCCTGCAGGCGCTGCTGGCGCAAGTACCGCGTGCGATCGATCCTCTGCCGCCGCCTGCTGCACTGGCCGAACAGACGCTCGAAGAGCAGCACAAACAGCGCTGGATCAACTATTGGAACGGCCGTGCGCCGCACACGTCAGCCTCGCGTCGCGTTGCAGCCGAACAGTCGTTTCTCGATCACCTGCAAGCGGCTGCGCAGCTGGCCTACTACCATGGCCAACTGACCCACGCCCAACTGCTGCCGCTGCTGAGGCTGCTCGAAGGCGCTGGCGACAGCGAAACGCAACCGGTCCTGGTCGAGACGGTTGCGCTGAAGCCTGGCGAAGGTACCAAGCTGAGGGCAGTCGGCGCCTTGGTCATAACGGCAGACAGCGCTGCGCAACTGCTCTATCTACCCACGCAGAACCCGGCGCTGCGGGCCTTCGCCGATCGCCAGGCGTTGCAGACCGACCTGTTGCGCAACCGCTCTGGCGTGTTTCAAAGCACAACGCTGCCCGTCGATACGGCCGTCGAACTGAGCTACCAAACCGCACGACTTTCCAGTGCCTGCAAGCAGTGGCTGAGCCATTGCCGCCATGGGTACCTGGAAGCCGCGCGCGCATCCACGCCCTGCAATGGCGAGGAGGCCTGCGCAGCCACCACGGCAACCCGCCAGCCCCCATGCCAGGTGCCCTTCGCCACCCTGCCCGCCTTCCAGACGCCTGAGCCGACAGAAAACGCCGACAATTTTGCAGCGTTCGGCAGCCTGAGTCCGGACATTCCACAGAGCCATCGCTGGGCCGAACTCAAGCGTCAGCATCAGGCAATGCTGAACCTGCTCGCAGACGACCTGCGGGCAGGCACCGACAGCCCTGGGTGGGTGCGTCTGAAAGCCCTGTTCGCGGCCTTGACCCATGCCCAGACGCGCGCTTCACAGGCTGCAGCCGGTCTGTTGGCGGCCGACAAGCTGGAAGATCTGTATCGCTTGCGATATCTGCCCAATGCGCACTATTCGGCCCTGTACCAGGCACGCTTGGACGGCGTGCGCGCCGAAGTCGCCCTGCAGGAAGCGCTGGGCCTGTTAAGCCTTCCTCAAGTGCAGTTGATGCAGGCGATGCTGTCGAATCCTCAAGCCAGCAAGCGCAAAGCCGAACACGGCATCGCCTGCGCAGTGTCACTTTCCTTCACCCGCGCGAGCGACGCCGCCAGCACGACTCAGGTTCAGCAATTGCACGGCGTGGTCGCATTCATGCCGGCGAATGCCCTGGCAGGTGAAGGTTTCGTTCTGGCCTATTGGCCAGGGCTAGGCGGTGGTCTGGAGCCGTTCGAATCGCTGGCTCACCTCAAACGCACGCTGTTTCGGCTGAGCGCCGACACCGACACCGTTGCCTTGCAACTGTCCCCCATCACCGGAGATTTCTTCGACCACGGCCTTCAGGGTCAACTGCACGCTTGCGAGGAACAGGCCAGCGGACTCATCGAGCGTCTGCCCTCGGCCACCCATTCGCGAGAGCGTCTGGAAAGCTTGCAGCAACTGACGGCGCAGACCTACGAGCACCTGCTGGTGCCCGCTCATGCCGCGCGCGACAGGGCCTACGTGCAGCTGGCCCAGGAAGGCTTCAGTGAAAGCCTGACCGCTGGCTCGCCGAGTTGGTTGAAGGCACTTGGAATGGACGATCGTCAGCGCCTGAAGTCGTTGATCAGCGATTACATCCGCGCGGCGCGCGCCTCCAACTCGCAACTGGAACGCGACCTCCCGGACCTGGGGCAGTTTGCCAACGCACGGCTTCAGCAACGGCTGCAAAGCGATTTCAAGCTGACCGATGGGGTGGATGTACTGATCGACATTCCCGACCGACTCATCCAGCGCAAACACCCGGTGGCCGGTTCCGGCGCGCCGGGCACACCGCAGCAGACCACGGCCACAGCCGGCCCCACGTGGACGTCTTGGCCGCTCGCCAACCTGGCCCAGCACAATATCGATGCCGACCTGCTGCAGCGCCTGGGCTTCATGCGCGTTCAGGTAACCGGCGCCGACGCCGAACAACGTGGGCGGGTGTTGGCCGGTATCGACCTGAGCTATGTGCGCAAAACAGTCACCGACCTCAACCTTGCACAAGCCTGTGAAGACAAGATTCGCCAGGCCTTTCTCGGCAGTGCCAGCCAGCACCCGTACGCCAACGCCCATCAACGCGAATGCCTGCTCGAACCCGTGCGTCTGATGTTGCACCTACAGAGTGAATACGCCCGGCACCAAGGCCGGATCAGTGCCAGCGGTTACCGCCTGGCAGTGCTCGCCACCGATGCCAGCAACGCCGCAGCTTTCAAATCGGATGGCCGCGATGTGCAGTTGCTGCCGGCGCGCCTGATGGTCGGCGGCCGCGATACCGACGACCGCCCCACCACCCTGTCCGGCGTGACCTTCGTTCACGACCGCAACGGCGGCCAGACCCTGCTCTACCTGCCGGACGCTCCCGACCATCGCTGCCTGCGCGAATACCCCAGCCTTGCGGCCGCACGCCTGGGACTATTCGACTTGACCCTGGACGGCAAGGTGGTCGACTACCTGGCCAATCGAGCGATTAGCGGCAGCCCCGCCAGCCACAAGGCCCGCATCGAGCAGGCAGGGCTGCGTCGGTTCGACGGGCTGATCGGCGTCGGCCACCCGTGGCCGGCCACGACCTCGATGGCCAGCCACCTGCTCGATGCGTACATGGGTCAACTCATCGAAGCCCAACGTCGGCGTGGCCGCAGCAACGATGCCCTGTACCTGGAGCAGGCGGCACTGTCCCACGGCAATGTGTTCGACTACCTGAAAATGGCGTTCGGCATGCTACCGTTCGTGGGCACTGCACTGGCCTTGTATGACGCCTGGGCAGCCGCCAACGCCGCAGTCGGCGCACTGCGCACCGGTGCGTTCGGTGAAGGGCTGAACCAGCTCGAAGCCATGCTCGCGGCACTGATCGATGCGGCCATCGATATCGTGCCCGGGGCTGTGTCCGCGCCCGGCGGCGGGTTGCTGACCCGCGGTCGCCAGTGGTCGATGCTGGCACGGCGCGCAGGTGCACCCGTCGCGACGAAACAAGCCATGGCCGGCGGCTCGAACCCCTTTGCCGGCTATCAATACAGGTTGCCATTGGACCTGAGCGAGCTGAAACCGGCCACCCAGGGTCTGTACCGTGCTGTCTATCGCCATGCCGACGGCGATTTCATCCTGCGCGACGGTCAGCCCTACCGTGTCACCCTTCACTCCAGCCCGCAGACCTGGCGCCTGCACGGCACCGCCAGCAAGAGCTATGCCCAGCCCATCGCCCTGGATCCGACCGGGCGCTGGCAAACCCACGGTGCGCTGTATGGCACGCTGATCAAGGACGGCCTGGCCGGCGGCGGTGGCGTCCTGGGCTACCTGGGCCATCGCGCCGCCGATGGCCTGCAACCGCTCTGGCCTGCCGCCATCCGCGAGCGCCTGCCGCGCTGGCTGGTGGATCGCCAGTACCGTCGCCACTTCGAACTCTCCAGCAGTATCGAGCATGGAAACAAGGTACTGCGCGAGCAGTTGAACCTTAATGAATCGTTGATCATGGAACATGCTGCCGACCCACAGCGGCGCCCCAGTGCCGAAGCGGCCTGCGCCAGTGACATCGAGCGGGCCGAAGCGCTGTACGTGCTGCTGCAGGAACATGAGGTGCATGTGTCTCGCGACTTTCTCAGGCGTAACAAGCAGTTCCAGAGCGAAGTGGCCTACATCGTCGCTGGCCGTAGGATCAACCAGGCCAAACTGGCCGGACGCTGGATCAACGAGCTGACCGAAACGCTCAACCAGCCCCGCGCGCCCGGCGAGCTGTTCGATCTGCCTCTTTCGCAAATGCTCGAACAGCGTCGCACACGCCTGACCCTGGATCAGCAATACGGTTTTATGGAGCAGCGCCTGCAGCACGCACGAACGTGGGCCGATCGGGTCACCCTGCGCAGCGATCGTGCCCACCTGCGTGAGGTGTTGGACGCTGTGGGTGCAGCTGACCTGGAGATTGCCCGCGCCTCGAACCTGACTCAGTTGGCACACGAAACCGCAGACGTCAGCAAAATCTCGGACATGTTCCACCTGCTCGATACCCAGGCCATGCGCAACCGCTTTCACCACGGTCTGGAAAGTCACTTGCGCTTGTCGGAGACCACGGCCGGGTTGCGCGACCGGCAAAGCGTGCTGCTCAGTTCACGACAGATCTATGTCGACTACCGCAAGCAGCTGAACACCTGGATACGCAACCGCCCGGATCGCTTCGACCCCGAGGCGTTCGAGCGGCTCATCCAGTCCCTGGATCGGCTCATCGACCACGTGGACAAAACCATGCCGCACCTGAGTAGCGTCTCCCGCAAGCCCAAGCAGCCTGGCTCTGCCACCCGCCGGGTGTTCGAAACCCACGAGCATGACTTTTTCATCGGCGAGGAAAGCCGCAAGGCAGACGGCGAGCAGATATTCACCCTTACAGGCACCGGCGGCAGGCTTGAAACCTACCGACGCGCAGGCGGCCAATGGCGCCTGCAGGACGCGCCGCAGCCAGGGCCTTCGCAGCCCCTGGCCGAACTGCTCGCCGAAGGTCGAAAATGGCTGGATGCCAGCGCTGCCCATGAACGCCGAGTGGAAAGTTATGCAGTGCCGGGCGAGGCGCCGGCGAACCTGCAAGACCTGATGGTCAACCAGGGCAAACAACTGGAATTGCGCGCCGCAGCCATCGAGCAGCAGCAACCCTCGAATGAGCTGGTACAACGTCTGCGCGTGCGTGCCGAGGAGCTGCGGGCCAAAGGTCGAGCCCTGCGTATCCGACAGGCGATGAGCAGCCAGACGCCAACCGAAGGGTACCTGGACTATCTTCTGGAGCAGCGCCAAGTGGACATCGTCAAGGTGGGAGATCGCATCCCCATCGGTACCGCACGCGCCGAAGCCGATTTTCTTCAGGAGTACGTGATTCGCGATATCAGCGTCCAGCCGCCCGTTTCGCTGTGGTATGCCCACTTCCACTATGGCCGGGAACGGGCCGCCTTCGAGCAATTCGACAAGGCGCACATCAAGCGCCCGGAGCAACGCATGCTCGGCTTGCGCTGGCAAAAGGAGCACGGCCCCGAGGCGCAACGCATCTGGCGCGGGCCTATCGGCAAGCCGTTGGCCAAGAAACACTTCGAGGGGGTGCAGGCGTAA
- the metR gene encoding transcriptional regulator MetR — protein MLEIRHLKTLHALREADSLVEAAERLHLTQSALSHQFKELEERLGLQLFVRKTKPIRFTSAGLRLLQLADATLPLLRGAERDIARLAGGTAGRLHMAIECHSCFQWLMPTIDQFRDAWPEVELDLASGFAFAPLPALARGDLDLVVTSDPLELPGITYVPLFTYEAMLAVANQHALAGKPFIVPEDLASETLITYPVERDRLDIFTRFLEPADIEPAQVRTSELTVMMMQLVASGRGVCGMPHWALHEYSSRGYVKAKRLGDKGLFATLYAAVRTDMLDAPYMRDFLLTAKDTSFSTLDGVSAVR, from the coding sequence GTGCTCGAGATCCGCCACCTGAAAACCCTGCACGCCCTGCGCGAAGCCGACAGCCTGGTGGAAGCCGCCGAGCGCCTGCACCTGACCCAGTCGGCGCTGTCCCACCAGTTCAAGGAACTGGAGGAGCGCCTGGGCCTGCAGCTGTTCGTACGCAAGACCAAACCCATCCGCTTCACCAGCGCCGGGCTACGCCTGCTGCAACTGGCCGATGCCACGTTGCCGCTGCTGCGCGGCGCCGAGCGTGACATTGCCCGTTTGGCCGGTGGCACGGCGGGCAGGCTGCACATGGCCATCGAATGCCACAGTTGCTTTCAGTGGCTGATGCCGACCATCGACCAATTCCGCGATGCCTGGCCGGAAGTGGAACTGGACCTGGCCTCCGGCTTCGCCTTCGCGCCATTGCCCGCCCTGGCCCGCGGCGACCTGGACCTGGTGGTGACCTCCGACCCCCTGGAGCTGCCAGGCATCACCTACGTGCCGCTGTTCACCTACGAAGCCATGCTGGCGGTGGCCAACCAGCATGCGCTGGCGGGCAAGCCGTTTATCGTGCCGGAAGACCTGGCCAGCGAAACACTGATCACCTACCCGGTGGAACGTGATCGTCTGGACATCTTCACGCGTTTCCTCGAGCCCGCCGACATCGAGCCGGCGCAGGTGCGCACGTCCGAGCTGACGGTGATGATGATGCAACTGGTGGCCAGCGGTCGGGGCGTCTGCGGCATGCCCCACTGGGCGCTGCACGAATACAGTTCGCGCGGCTATGTGAAGGCCAAGCGCCTGGGCGACAAGGGCCTGTTCGCCACGCTGTATGCGGCGGTGCGCACCGACATGCTCGATGCGCCGTACATGCGCGACTTTCTTCTCACGGCCAAGGACACCTCGTTCTCCACCCTGGACGGCGTCAGCGCAGTGCGGTGA